In Vidua chalybeata isolate OUT-0048 chromosome 4, bVidCha1 merged haplotype, whole genome shotgun sequence, the genomic window TCGCCGAGAGCCGGCAGACCCTCTCGCAAAGCCTCCGGGTGCCAACAAGCCGCCGTGAACCGTCGGCAGCCCTCTCCAAGCCGGGACCACCCGAGCTCAGcctgcctcctctcccctctcGACGCCCGCATCGAGTTGATTTTCGCCCTCTTCCCACCACCCAGTGCTTCCCCCGAGGTAtccccacagcctctgcagAGGGGCCAGAGAGCGCATTAAGCTACTGCAGAAATTGGACCACAGTTCTTGCTGCCTTCTTTCGCAGACTCCTCCATCTctatctttctctttctttaatttatGACCTCTCAGTTCCTGTTGACACAGTTTTCCACACTGCCTATATTGCAGAACTGCATTACAATATACGCCGAATCAGCCTAGGTGTCAGCCAGAACAAATAAGGGAGGGTATTTGGTATTTCGTAGCTATTTAGTAATGCTCGGCTCCATTTGAGGATGACAACAAATGCACCTCGCCTCCGAGTTATCCATGAGTTACAGCTTGAGattcatctttcttttgtaATATCTTCAAGCTTACTAAAGCAAAGCACATAAATAGCTACAGGAGATTTCCTCCTTGGCCTGGCTGTTAAGCAAACATTTAACTACTCCCTTTCGATAACTAAACCTGCTTTCTGCAGATGCTGGTCCTTTTTATTGCAGAAGCAGGAATGctgagaaatatttataaatttgttAGTAAAATCTAGAAAATTAGCTCGGAACATGCTGTAAAAAATATTCGCTTACTTACCGATCATACCAATTCAAGAAGCATGAAACCGATTTCAGGCGCCCGAGTCCCTCGAGTGAAGGCTGGTGGAGATGCATAGGCGCAGGCAGTAAGCTGGAAAAGAATCAGAGTCGGACTTATTGTTAATGTCTCAAAACAATTCTTTCAAAACCATCCCCGTCCAAGCCCCGAGCGCTCCTCTGCCTCGGTCAGCCAGGAGGCGCGCAGCCCGAGCCAGCCCGAGCCAACCCGGGTCGCAAGCCGGGTGACAggcaaggcagagcagcttCGCCTCCCTCCTCACGGAAACTAGTGATCTCGTGGTGTGTATTAACCAGCAATACGAGTATAAGCCGGAGCGCTGCTGGGACATGCCTGTCGCAATCGGGCATCCATGAAGTGCCCTCCGATGCCGGTTTTATTTGTTCCTCTACCGGACCGCCACAAAGCACTTTTGCCAAAGCAACCTCAGAGCCTATCAAGCTCTCACATTGACTTTTGCCAAGAAACTTTTTGGATCCATACTGTACCTGGTTTGAGATTATCCGATATTTAAGTTTTAACGAGTTTGTAGggggctttttgttgtttgggttttttctttttttttttttttttctttttgtttatgcAGATTTTACTGTAAGGCATCTGCTAAACACTTGCATTAACCTCTGCCTCCATGataatttttccccccttgtttTAATTACATTAGGGATGCGGAGGGGCAGCCAATCCTAAAAGAGGAGCTCGGCAATTAGCAGAGCGAACATCAAAAAGTTTTATTGCGGAGGGCGGCGGGCtccgcccccgccccggccaTTGGCGGCCGCCGCTTCTGACGACATATATTAACCCGAGCGGCCCTAAACATGTAGCTGTACATGGAGATCGGGCCGGGGAGCCCTGCCAgtgccccgcgccgcgccgagccccgccgccgccgcccgccgccgccgcgcccggccGAGCGGCGCGGATGCCCCAGAGGAGCGCCGGGGCGCTGAGccgcgcggcgcggcgggcaGCGATGCGAGCGCCCGCCCAGCACTgacggccccgccgccgcgcaGGGCAGAGAcagcgccgcccgcccgcccgccccgagCCGGGGGCGCATGGAGGGGGGCCGCGTGTAAGTACCACCCGGCCGGGCCGCGGCGGACTTGGCGAGAGCGGAGGGAAGCAAGAGGCGAGGAAGATCCCAAGCTGGGAAGCCAAGACACTGTTTTGGTCGACATCTCTCCATagatttttggttgttttttttttttttttttttttccttttttttctgtgcgCGCTTCCTCGAAGACCCGGCCCtgggcgaggaggaggaggaggtggaggcaCAACGCatgagcggcggcggcggcgcccgggGAGGGGGGATCGCTCGGGCACCCGCGGGGACTCTGCAGCAGCGCCCTATGGAGAGGCAGCGGGCAGCGGGAGAGTGCTGAGGGGTGAGCGGCGGGCAGCATCTCCCGCCGCTGCGACGGGGGTggggggcgggcggggaggggaAACCTTTGTTTTGGGGCCCGGGGGGCGGGGTGGGGTGCTCTAGGGAGCGGGGATGAGTCTAGTGGGCGGCTTCCCCCACCACCCGGTGGTGCACCATGAGGGCTACCCTTTcgctgccgccgctgctgccgctgccgccgccgccacccGCTGTGGCCACGAGGAGAACCCCTACTTCCACGGCTGGCTCATCAGCAGCCACCCGGAGATGTCCCCCCCCGACTACAGCATGGCTCTGTCCTACAGCCCTGAGTACGCCAACGGGGCGCCGGGCATGGACCACTCCCATTACGGGGGGGTGCCGCCCGGGAACGGCCCGCCCGGGCTCGGGGGGCCCCGGCCGGTGAAACGCAGGGGCACGGCGAACCGCAAGGAGCGGCGCAGGACTCAGAGCATCAACAGCGCCTTCGCGGAGCTGAGGGAGTGCATCCCCAACGTGCCCGCAGACACCAAGCTCTCCAAGATCAAAACCCTCCGTCTGGCCACCAGCTACATCGCCTACCTCATGGACCTGCTGGCGAAGGACGACCAGAACGGGGAGGCGGAGGCTTTCAAGGCAGAGATCAAGAAGACAGACgtgaaggaagagaagaggaagaaagagctGGTCAGTGCTTCGGAACGGGAcggggcgggacggggcgggggAGCAGCGGAGGGGAGGCTACTCGGTCGCCCTCCGGCGCCCCATCCGAGCGCACCCGGCTCCTCGCCGGGCAGAGTGGCCGGGGAATGTCCATGCGGGACACCTCGGTCCCACCGGTCCCTGACCGTAGCTGCGGGCCAAAAGCGGGACCGCGCACAGCCGCGAGCGGCCGTCGGCGACCGGATCCGACCCGGAGGCTGAGAGCAGCCGCGGGGAAAATTCTGCCACATCAGAGCCCCGCGGGAAGGTTATTCCCGGGCTGCTGCTTGTCCCGTATCCCAAACCGTGATCTCGCAGGAGGCAAGCCTCTGCTCtcttaaatgaaaatgtggaGGCATGTTTACCTGCTAAGCCCAGCCCAGCTTTAAACCTTCGGCAAGTACGAGGTTCGCAGCGAGAGGCTTTCCTGCCTCTGCACTCGGCGCTtcaactttttttatttttaccgGGAGAGTCGGTTTAGGCCAGGCAGTGCAAGCCCAATTTCGTGTAGGCCCCATGGCGTGCTCCCGTGTGGTTCATTCCCGCATATGTTACTGGCCGCAAGTCCGATGTTTTGCCCCGGTACGTGCTGGTGCCCAGCTTCTCCGCGCACTCAGGGAGGGAATGGTTTAGAGGGGGCCTTATCGTAATCCCCGTAGATGGCTGGCGCTTCTCAGCCTCCAGCCCGGCACTCCGGCTGCGACAGAGCAGCGGGGTGGCACGGAGCGGGAATAGGCCTCCGCCGCTCCCACGGGCGCGGCTTCGCCGGCGGCGAGATCCCGTGGAGGTCCCCGTTATGTCTCTTGAAGCCCGTAGACCTCGATGAGCTCGGGTCTCCTCGTAGTTTTCGATCGCGAAGCAGAGCAGATGCGACCTAGAAAGGGGAAGAATATATCtaacctttttttctctcctctcccccttctgtttctctctctctcctcgCATCCTGTCTCCCCAGAATGAAATCTTGAAAAGCACAGTTAGCAGCAACGATAAGAAAACCAAAGGGAGGACTGGCTGGCCGCAGCATGTCTGGGCTTTGGAGCTCAAGCAGTAAGCACGGCAGGACTGGAGGAGCCGTCCTCTTAGTCTCGGTAGTGAGCTCTCCTCTGAGGACTCTTTGTATTTGGAATAATCCAGTTTATTTATGTGCAATTTCtcccccaaccccccaaaatgTGGATATttgaaggagagggaaaaagcaTTCCATATATGAAGAGGAAACTCCAGCTTGGTAAGGGGTCATGTCTCTAAATGTTTCGTGAATGTTATTTGCTCTGTATAAAACACGTGGGGaaaacagaatcatagaaaaggaaaaaaaaaatccctccctgGCATTAGTGTGTATGTGAAGTGTATCTTTAATACTTGGCCTTTTGGATATAAATATTCATGGGATTATAAAGCTATATTTCAACAGAAGCAGTTGCACCAATGTTTCGATTGACTCGGTATTTAGTGTTGTAATTTTGTTGTGGTCGTTCAGTATTTGAAGATGTTTTCAACAGTTATTGGTTATGTGCACTTCCGTCCGTAAGGGAAAAAGTGGAATCTAATTAATATTGAAGGTGTAAACGTTGTAAGTACTCAATAAACcactgtgtgtgttttttacaaaacaaaagaaaaaaaaaaaaaagaaaaagaaaaaaaaaagaaaatccaaatctttttatgttttatacctcaaaatgttttgaataaCAGCGTtgtttatggcttttttttcataatatttaaaatattcgGAAGTAAACTAAATTATAAAGATGGctcctaattttatttttaaacaagtgaCTGAATgaaaggagggggagagggagggatcTCTCAGCCCCGTGAGTGTTGAACAGAAACAGGCAGTTCATCTGAATAGGAATTCCTTGTGGTGGTGTTCTCCAAGCAGGAGACCTACTGCGAACGGGAAATGGACAAGGGTGCAAACCCCGGGCGGGTCAGGAAGAGCAGAGATGCGCGGTTTTCGTGCCGTCGGAGCCCGG contains:
- the HAND2 gene encoding heart- and neural crest derivatives-expressed protein 2, which codes for MSLVGGFPHHPVVHHEGYPFAAAAAAAAAAATRCGHEENPYFHGWLISSHPEMSPPDYSMALSYSPEYANGAPGMDHSHYGGVPPGNGPPGLGGPRPVKRRGTANRKERRRTQSINSAFAELRECIPNVPADTKLSKIKTLRLATSYIAYLMDLLAKDDQNGEAEAFKAEIKKTDVKEEKRKKELNEILKSTVSSNDKKTKGRTGWPQHVWALELKQ